In one Pseudomonas purpurea genomic region, the following are encoded:
- a CDS encoding FecR family protein, with amino-acid sequence MSRSRPDQAVIDDAAQWMALLQSGEVSAQAFQAFNDWRAADPHHEAVIDMMSGGLSALRSHALRTVPRESLLHSLNAPSSRRRFIGGSLSVLGVALVTGVLGRRYGLLPEAGELHTGTGERQDFALDDSSALTLNARSRVVVRFDPGQRLLQLQAGELLVDVAHDPGRPFVVQTEHGRLRALGTRFLVQRTDQSTRLVMLHSQVEITTASGARHVAEAGDSVRFDEHGILAVERAKGHESAWTQGLLEARDRPLSEVIDSLRDYRRGIVRLSPEVAGVRLSGIYPLDDSDRTLQLLERSLPIRVTYHSAYWVSIEPRL; translated from the coding sequence ATGAGCCGCTCGCGACCGGATCAGGCCGTGATCGACGACGCGGCGCAATGGATGGCCCTGCTGCAATCGGGTGAGGTCAGTGCCCAGGCGTTTCAGGCCTTCAATGACTGGCGCGCCGCCGATCCCCATCACGAAGCGGTGATCGACATGATGAGCGGCGGTCTCAGTGCGCTGCGCAGCCATGCGTTGCGCACGGTGCCGCGTGAAAGTCTGCTGCACAGCCTGAACGCACCGTCGAGTCGCCGACGTTTTATCGGTGGCAGTCTGAGCGTGCTGGGCGTGGCGCTGGTCACGGGTGTGCTGGGTCGGCGTTACGGTCTGCTGCCTGAGGCGGGCGAGTTGCACACCGGCACGGGCGAGCGTCAAGACTTCGCCCTCGATGACAGCAGTGCGCTGACGCTTAACGCACGCAGCCGGGTGGTTGTGCGGTTTGATCCCGGCCAACGCTTGTTGCAGTTGCAGGCCGGCGAACTGCTGGTGGACGTGGCGCATGACCCTGGGCGGCCGTTTGTGGTCCAGACCGAACACGGTCGGCTACGTGCCTTGGGGACGCGGTTTCTGGTGCAGCGCACGGATCAGTCGACGCGGCTGGTGATGCTGCATTCACAGGTTGAAATCACCACCGCCAGCGGCGCCCGTCACGTGGCCGAGGCCGGTGACAGTGTGCGCTTCGATGAGCACGGCATCCTGGCAGTGGAGCGTGCCAAGGGCCATGAAAGTGCCTGGACCCAAGGCTTGCTCGAAGCGCGGGATCGACCCTTGAGCGAGGTCATCGACAGCCTGCGTGACTATCGGCGCGGCATCGTGCGCCTCAGCCCCGAGGTCGCCGGTGTGCGCCTCAGCGGTATCTATCCGCTGGACGACAGCGACCGCACGCTGCAATTGCTTGAGCGCTCGCTGCCGATTCGGGTGACTTACCACAGCGCCTATTGGGTCAGCATCGAGCCCCGGTTATAA
- a CDS encoding hydrogenase maturation protein, giving the protein MRPLKIVLLSSAFNGLTQRAWLDLRQSGHEPSVVLFTTEAEVCERIEASGADLVICPFLKDRVPQQLWSNRQRPLVIIHPGIVGDRGASALDWVITQQVTRWGVTALQAVEEMDAGPIWSTYEFNVPEGVRKSELYNGPVADAAIYCIRDVVEKFGSDFVPAPLDYTRPNVLGRLQPNMKQADRMFSWHDCARFIKRSIDAADGQPGVLASLAGGQYYVYDAHLDTRSGIPGEILAVHDDAVLVAAGDQSLWIGSLKRKAQPGEETFKLPARHILAGQLENVPTLDWSVSSQPFSDEAYQPIRYRESGHVGELTFEFYNGAMSTEQCQRLVEALRWAKARDTKVLLIKGGRANFSNGVHLNVIQAAPVPGLEAWANIQAIDDVCEELLTARQLVVSGLTGSAGAGGVMLALAADIVFARANIVLNPHYKTMGLYGSEYWTYSLPRAVGSAMAEKLTQDCLPVSTFQAQKWGMIQEVGPRCPHEFGLWLLQRANSTLTDPRYAEVRQRKTNGDLQRIQQCREAELAQMHLDMVQNRHQFAEKCRNFVYKRKTCQTPQRLIAPWAMEREAELIA; this is encoded by the coding sequence ATGCGTCCCCTGAAGATCGTTCTGCTGTCCTCGGCTTTCAACGGCCTGACCCAACGTGCCTGGCTGGACCTGCGCCAGTCGGGTCACGAACCCAGCGTGGTGCTGTTCACCACCGAAGCCGAAGTCTGCGAACGCATTGAAGCCTCAGGCGCCGACCTGGTGATCTGCCCGTTCCTCAAGGACCGCGTTCCTCAACAGTTGTGGAGCAACCGCCAGCGCCCACTCGTCATCATCCACCCCGGTATCGTCGGTGATCGCGGGGCCAGCGCCCTGGACTGGGTCATCACCCAGCAAGTCACTCGCTGGGGCGTCACCGCCCTGCAAGCGGTGGAAGAGATGGACGCCGGACCGATCTGGTCGACCTACGAATTCAATGTGCCCGAAGGTGTGCGCAAATCCGAGCTGTACAACGGCCCGGTTGCCGACGCAGCGATTTACTGCATTCGCGACGTGGTGGAAAAATTCGGCAGCGATTTTGTCCCGGCCCCGCTCGACTACACTCGGCCCAATGTTCTGGGGCGCCTGCAACCGAACATGAAGCAGGCTGACCGGATGTTCAGTTGGCACGATTGCGCGCGCTTCATCAAACGCAGCATCGACGCCGCCGACGGACAACCCGGCGTACTGGCCAGTCTGGCCGGTGGTCAGTACTACGTGTACGACGCACACCTGGACACCCGCAGCGGCATTCCGGGAGAGATCCTCGCGGTGCACGACGACGCGGTGCTGGTGGCGGCCGGTGATCAGAGCCTGTGGATCGGCTCGCTCAAACGCAAGGCCCAACCGGGTGAAGAAACCTTCAAACTGCCGGCCCGGCATATCCTGGCCGGGCAACTGGAAAACGTGCCGACACTCGACTGGTCGGTGTCCAGCCAGCCGTTCAGTGATGAAGCCTATCAGCCGATCCGCTACCGCGAATCAGGCCATGTCGGCGAGCTGACGTTCGAGTTCTACAACGGCGCCATGAGCACCGAACAATGCCAGCGACTGGTCGAGGCCTTGCGCTGGGCCAAGGCCCGGGACACCAAAGTGCTGCTGATCAAGGGCGGCCGGGCGAACTTCTCCAACGGCGTTCACCTCAACGTGATTCAGGCGGCGCCCGTGCCGGGCCTGGAAGCCTGGGCCAACATCCAGGCGATCGACGACGTCTGCGAAGAACTGCTGACCGCACGGCAACTGGTGGTCAGCGGCCTGACCGGCAGTGCCGGGGCTGGCGGCGTGATGCTGGCGCTGGCCGCCGACATCGTGTTCGCCCGGGCCAACATCGTGCTCAACCCTCATTACAAAACCATGGGCCTGTACGGCTCGGAGTACTGGACCTACAGCCTGCCCCGCGCCGTCGGCAGCGCCATGGCCGAAAAACTCACGCAGGACTGCCTGCCGGTCAGCACCTTCCAGGCCCAGAAATGGGGAATGATTCAGGAAGTCGGCCCGCGCTGCCCGCACGAATTCGGCCTGTGGCTGCTGCAACGGGCCAACAGCACCTTGACTGATCCCCGCTACGCCGAGGTTCGCCAACGCAAGACCAACGGCGACCTGCAACGCATCCAGCAATGCCGCGAAGCAGAACTGGCGCAGATGCACCTGGACATGGTGCAGAACCGTCACCAGTTCGCCGAGAAGTGCCGCAACTTCGTCTACAAACGCAAAACTTGCCAGACCCCGCAACGCTTGATCGCACCGTGGGCCATGGAGCGTGAAGCAGAGCTGATCGCCTGA
- a CDS encoding sigma-70 family RNA polymerase sigma factor gives MGAIQNPHYQVIGQMFKSDYHWLCTSVSRALGCPHSAQDIASETFVRVLALADPLAIREPRALLTTIARRLVYEGWRRQDLERAYIESLALAPTPVHASPEERALVVEALLAADRLLNGLSAKARAAFLYHQLDGLTYSEIGQLLGVSTSRVQQYMADAFKRCYQAMAEA, from the coding sequence ATGGGTGCGATTCAGAACCCTCACTACCAGGTGATCGGGCAGATGTTCAAAAGCGACTATCACTGGCTGTGCACCTCAGTCAGCCGTGCGCTCGGTTGCCCGCACAGTGCGCAGGACATTGCCTCCGAGACCTTCGTGCGGGTGCTGGCCCTGGCCGATCCGCTGGCCATTCGCGAACCCCGGGCGCTGCTCACCACCATCGCCCGGCGACTGGTCTACGAGGGCTGGCGCCGCCAGGACCTGGAGCGTGCGTATATCGAAAGCCTGGCGCTGGCGCCGACCCCGGTGCATGCCTCGCCCGAGGAGCGGGCGTTGGTGGTCGAAGCGCTGCTGGCCGCCGACCGCTTGCTCAACGGGCTGTCGGCCAAGGCTCGGGCGGCGTTTCTCTATCATCAACTCGATGGCCTGACGTACAGCGAAATCGGCCAGTTGCTGGGGGTTTCCACCAGCCGCGTGCAGCAATACATGGCGGACGCATTCAAGCGCTGCTATCAGGCGATGGCCGAGGCATGA